The following proteins are encoded in a genomic region of Bubalus kerabau isolate K-KA32 ecotype Philippines breed swamp buffalo chromosome 13, PCC_UOA_SB_1v2, whole genome shotgun sequence:
- the TFAP2C gene encoding transcription factor AP-2 gamma isoform X2, with translation MLWKITDNVKYEEDCEDRHDASSNGNPRLPHLSSAGQHLYSPAPPLSHTGVAEYQPPPYFPPPYQQLAYSQSADPYSHLGEAYAAAINPLHQPAPTGSQQQAWPGRQSQEGAGLPSHHGRPAGLLPHLSGLDGGAVSARREAYRRSDLLLPHSHALDAAGLAENLGLHDMAHQMEEVQNVDDQHLLLHDQTVIRKGPISMTKNPLSLPCQKELVGAVMNPSEVFCSVPGRLSLLSSTSKYKVTVAEVQRRLSPPECLNASLLGGVLRRAKSKNGGRSLREKLDKIGLNLPAGRRKAAHVTLLTSLVEGEAVHLARDFAYVCEAEFPSKSVAEYLTRPHLGGRNEIATRKNMLLAAQQVCKEFTDLLNQDRTPNGNNRPTPVLETNIQNCLSHFSLITHGFGSQAICAAVSAVQNYIKEALIVIDKSYMNPGDQSPADSSKTLEKLEKHRK, from the exons ATGTTGTGGAAAATAACCGATAATGTCAAGTATGAAGAGGACTGCGAG GATCGCCACGACGCGAGCAGCAATGGGAACCCGCGCCTGCCTCACCTCTCCTCCGCCGGGCAGCATCTCTACAGCCCCGCGCCGCCCCTCTCCCATACCGGAGTCGCCGAATACCAGCCGCCCCCCTACTTTCCGCCTCCCTACCAGCAGCTGGCTTACTCTCAGTCGGCCGACCCCTACTCGCACCTTGGAGAGGCGTACGCCGCTGCCATCAATCCCTTGCACCAGCCCGCGCCCACCGGCAGCCAGCAGCAGGCCTGGCCGGGGCGCCAGAGCCAGGAGGGGGCCGGCCTGCCCTCGCACCACGGGCGCCCGGCCGGCCTGTTGCCCCATCTTTCCGGACTGGACGGCGGCGCCGTGAGCGCACGCAGGGAGGCCTACCGACGCTCGGACCTGCTACTGCCGCACTCGCACGCCCTGGACGCCGCGGGCCTAGCcgagaacctgggtctccacgACATGGCACACCAGATGGAGGAGGTGCAG AATGTGGACGACCAGCACCTACTTCTGCATGATCAGACAGTTATTCGCAAAG GTCCTATTTCCATGACCAAGAACCCCTTGAGTCTCCCTTGTCAGAAGGAGTTGGTGGGGGCTGTGATGAATCCCAGCGAGGTCTTCTGCTCAGTCCCTGGAAGACTGTCCCTCCTCAGCTCTACATCTAAATACAAAGTGACAGTTGCTGAAGTCCAGAGGCGGCTGTCCCCGCCTGAGTGCTTAAATGCCTCATTACTGGGAGGTGTTCTCAGAAG agcCAAGTCTAAAAATGGTGGCCGGTCCTTGCGGGAGAAGTTGGACAAGATTGGGTTGAATCTTCCAGCCGGGAGACGGAAAGCAGCTCATGTCACTCTCCTGACGTCTCTTGTGGAAG GTGAGGCAGTTCATTTGGCTCGGGACTTTGCCTATGTCTGTGAAGCAGAATTTCCTAGTAAATCTGTGGCTGAGTACTTAACCAGACCTCATCTTGGAGGGCGGAATGAGATAGCAACTAGGAAGAACATGCTGCTGGCCGCACA GCAAGTGTGTAAAGAATTCACAGATCTTCTCAATCAAGATCGAACTCCCAACGGGAACAACCGACCCACCCCGGTCCTGGAGACCAACATTCAGAACTGCTTGTCTCATTTCAGCCTGATTACCCACGGGTTTGGCAGCCAGGCCATCTGTGCCGCAGTGTCTGCCGTGCAGAACTACATAAAAGAGGCCCTGATAGTCATAGACAAATCCTACATGAATCCCGGAGACCAGAGTCCAGCTGATTCTAGCAAAACCCTGGAGAAGTTGGAGAAGCACAGGAAGTAA
- the TFAP2C gene encoding transcription factor AP-2 gamma isoform X3 → MNLQYLKDRHDASSNGNPRLPHLSSAGQHLYSPAPPLSHTGVAEYQPPPYFPPPYQQLAYSQSADPYSHLGEAYAAAINPLHQPAPTGSQQQAWPGRQSQEGAGLPSHHGRPAGLLPHLSGLDGGAVSARREAYRRSDLLLPHSHALDAAGLAENLGLHDMAHQMEEVQNVDDQHLLLHDQTVIRKGPISMTKNPLSLPCQKELVGAVMNPSEVFCSVPGRLSLLSSTSKYKVTVAEVQRRLSPPECLNASLLGGVLRRAKSKNGGRSLREKLDKIGLNLPAGRRKAAHVTLLTSLVEGEAVHLARDFAYVCEAEFPSKSVAEYLTRPHLGGRNEIATRKNMLLAAQQVCKEFTDLLNQDRTPNGNNRPTPVLETNIQNCLSHFSLITHGFGSQAICAAVSAVQNYIKEALIVIDKSYMNPGDQSPADSSKTLEKLEKHRK, encoded by the exons ATGAATCTCCAATACCTAAAG GATCGCCACGACGCGAGCAGCAATGGGAACCCGCGCCTGCCTCACCTCTCCTCCGCCGGGCAGCATCTCTACAGCCCCGCGCCGCCCCTCTCCCATACCGGAGTCGCCGAATACCAGCCGCCCCCCTACTTTCCGCCTCCCTACCAGCAGCTGGCTTACTCTCAGTCGGCCGACCCCTACTCGCACCTTGGAGAGGCGTACGCCGCTGCCATCAATCCCTTGCACCAGCCCGCGCCCACCGGCAGCCAGCAGCAGGCCTGGCCGGGGCGCCAGAGCCAGGAGGGGGCCGGCCTGCCCTCGCACCACGGGCGCCCGGCCGGCCTGTTGCCCCATCTTTCCGGACTGGACGGCGGCGCCGTGAGCGCACGCAGGGAGGCCTACCGACGCTCGGACCTGCTACTGCCGCACTCGCACGCCCTGGACGCCGCGGGCCTAGCcgagaacctgggtctccacgACATGGCACACCAGATGGAGGAGGTGCAG AATGTGGACGACCAGCACCTACTTCTGCATGATCAGACAGTTATTCGCAAAG GTCCTATTTCCATGACCAAGAACCCCTTGAGTCTCCCTTGTCAGAAGGAGTTGGTGGGGGCTGTGATGAATCCCAGCGAGGTCTTCTGCTCAGTCCCTGGAAGACTGTCCCTCCTCAGCTCTACATCTAAATACAAAGTGACAGTTGCTGAAGTCCAGAGGCGGCTGTCCCCGCCTGAGTGCTTAAATGCCTCATTACTGGGAGGTGTTCTCAGAAG agcCAAGTCTAAAAATGGTGGCCGGTCCTTGCGGGAGAAGTTGGACAAGATTGGGTTGAATCTTCCAGCCGGGAGACGGAAAGCAGCTCATGTCACTCTCCTGACGTCTCTTGTGGAAG GTGAGGCAGTTCATTTGGCTCGGGACTTTGCCTATGTCTGTGAAGCAGAATTTCCTAGTAAATCTGTGGCTGAGTACTTAACCAGACCTCATCTTGGAGGGCGGAATGAGATAGCAACTAGGAAGAACATGCTGCTGGCCGCACA GCAAGTGTGTAAAGAATTCACAGATCTTCTCAATCAAGATCGAACTCCCAACGGGAACAACCGACCCACCCCGGTCCTGGAGACCAACATTCAGAACTGCTTGTCTCATTTCAGCCTGATTACCCACGGGTTTGGCAGCCAGGCCATCTGTGCCGCAGTGTCTGCCGTGCAGAACTACATAAAAGAGGCCCTGATAGTCATAGACAAATCCTACATGAATCCCGGAGACCAGAGTCCAGCTGATTCTAGCAAAACCCTGGAGAAGTTGGAGAAGCACAGGAAGTAA
- the TFAP2C gene encoding transcription factor AP-2 gamma isoform X1, protein MCGLVGDRALRSVQTFSQDPCLSFSRPKTWDADWAPPIASGDRAPRPSPPGPGGTFPQDRHDASSNGNPRLPHLSSAGQHLYSPAPPLSHTGVAEYQPPPYFPPPYQQLAYSQSADPYSHLGEAYAAAINPLHQPAPTGSQQQAWPGRQSQEGAGLPSHHGRPAGLLPHLSGLDGGAVSARREAYRRSDLLLPHSHALDAAGLAENLGLHDMAHQMEEVQNVDDQHLLLHDQTVIRKGPISMTKNPLSLPCQKELVGAVMNPSEVFCSVPGRLSLLSSTSKYKVTVAEVQRRLSPPECLNASLLGGVLRRAKSKNGGRSLREKLDKIGLNLPAGRRKAAHVTLLTSLVEGEAVHLARDFAYVCEAEFPSKSVAEYLTRPHLGGRNEIATRKNMLLAAQQVCKEFTDLLNQDRTPNGNNRPTPVLETNIQNCLSHFSLITHGFGSQAICAAVSAVQNYIKEALIVIDKSYMNPGDQSPADSSKTLEKLEKHRK, encoded by the exons ATGTGCGGACTTGTGGGCGATCGCGCTCTGCGCAGCGTGCAGACCTTCTCCCAGGATCCCTGCCTCAGCTTCTCCCGCCCCAAGACCTGGGATGCGGACTGGGCGCCCCCGATTGCCTCGGGCGACAGAGCGCCCAGACCTTCGCCTCCGGGCCCCGGGGGCACCTTCCCCCag GATCGCCACGACGCGAGCAGCAATGGGAACCCGCGCCTGCCTCACCTCTCCTCCGCCGGGCAGCATCTCTACAGCCCCGCGCCGCCCCTCTCCCATACCGGAGTCGCCGAATACCAGCCGCCCCCCTACTTTCCGCCTCCCTACCAGCAGCTGGCTTACTCTCAGTCGGCCGACCCCTACTCGCACCTTGGAGAGGCGTACGCCGCTGCCATCAATCCCTTGCACCAGCCCGCGCCCACCGGCAGCCAGCAGCAGGCCTGGCCGGGGCGCCAGAGCCAGGAGGGGGCCGGCCTGCCCTCGCACCACGGGCGCCCGGCCGGCCTGTTGCCCCATCTTTCCGGACTGGACGGCGGCGCCGTGAGCGCACGCAGGGAGGCCTACCGACGCTCGGACCTGCTACTGCCGCACTCGCACGCCCTGGACGCCGCGGGCCTAGCcgagaacctgggtctccacgACATGGCACACCAGATGGAGGAGGTGCAG AATGTGGACGACCAGCACCTACTTCTGCATGATCAGACAGTTATTCGCAAAG GTCCTATTTCCATGACCAAGAACCCCTTGAGTCTCCCTTGTCAGAAGGAGTTGGTGGGGGCTGTGATGAATCCCAGCGAGGTCTTCTGCTCAGTCCCTGGAAGACTGTCCCTCCTCAGCTCTACATCTAAATACAAAGTGACAGTTGCTGAAGTCCAGAGGCGGCTGTCCCCGCCTGAGTGCTTAAATGCCTCATTACTGGGAGGTGTTCTCAGAAG agcCAAGTCTAAAAATGGTGGCCGGTCCTTGCGGGAGAAGTTGGACAAGATTGGGTTGAATCTTCCAGCCGGGAGACGGAAAGCAGCTCATGTCACTCTCCTGACGTCTCTTGTGGAAG GTGAGGCAGTTCATTTGGCTCGGGACTTTGCCTATGTCTGTGAAGCAGAATTTCCTAGTAAATCTGTGGCTGAGTACTTAACCAGACCTCATCTTGGAGGGCGGAATGAGATAGCAACTAGGAAGAACATGCTGCTGGCCGCACA GCAAGTGTGTAAAGAATTCACAGATCTTCTCAATCAAGATCGAACTCCCAACGGGAACAACCGACCCACCCCGGTCCTGGAGACCAACATTCAGAACTGCTTGTCTCATTTCAGCCTGATTACCCACGGGTTTGGCAGCCAGGCCATCTGTGCCGCAGTGTCTGCCGTGCAGAACTACATAAAAGAGGCCCTGATAGTCATAGACAAATCCTACATGAATCCCGGAGACCAGAGTCCAGCTGATTCTAGCAAAACCCTGGAGAAGTTGGAGAAGCACAGGAAGTAA